In a single window of the Sediminicoccus sp. KRV36 genome:
- a CDS encoding L-2-amino-thiazoline-4-carboxylic acid hydrolase, whose amino-acid sequence MTLSILEQRRIEAAFAKGIFEEMAATLGEEQATAILTRAIVKLARQAGATIAAEAPAPSIQHFADAMERWKLDDALRIEVLRQDETHFDFNVTRCRYAESYREMGLAKLGAVLSCNRDGAFCEGYDPKLKLERTQTIMGGATHCNFRYTREA is encoded by the coding sequence ATGACCCTTTCCATCCTTGAACAGCGCCGCATCGAGGCCGCCTTCGCCAAGGGCATCTTCGAGGAAATGGCCGCGACCCTGGGCGAGGAACAGGCCACCGCCATCCTCACCCGCGCCATCGTCAAGCTGGCCCGGCAGGCGGGTGCGACCATCGCCGCCGAGGCCCCCGCGCCCAGCATCCAGCACTTCGCCGATGCGATGGAGCGCTGGAAGCTGGATGACGCGCTGCGCATCGAGGTGCTGCGCCAGGATGAGACGCATTTCGACTTCAACGTGACGCGCTGCCGCTATGCCGAATCCTACCGCGAGATGGGGCTGGCCAAGCTGGGCGCCGTGCTCTCCTGCAACCGCGACGGCGCCTTTTGCGAAGGCTATGACCCCAAGCTGAAGCTGGAACGCACCCAGACCATCATGGGCGGCGCCACCCACTGCAACTTCCGCTACACGCGCGAGGCGTGA
- a CDS encoding class I SAM-dependent methyltransferase produces MTRYIATSAAAYEQSMGRWSRRLAEGFLAACALPPGSHVLDAGCGTGALSEALRARDAGARIAGLDLAEPYLEAARARVPGGDFRQGDLQAMPFAEGAFDAALSLLVIAFVPDPARAAHELRRVTRRGGLVAVAMWDFWGGMPSMRLFADTAAALFPSGVAWRETHYGRLVGQPGTLGQLLEGAGLRDVTEHDLPLRMDYANFDAWLAPLRGQQGIIGPYLGSLGEDERAMFEARLREAWCAGAPDGPRSFAATARMAMGRA; encoded by the coding sequence ATGACGCGCTACATCGCCACCAGCGCCGCCGCCTATGAGCAGAGCATGGGCCGCTGGTCCCGCCGCCTGGCGGAGGGGTTCCTGGCGGCCTGCGCCCTGCCGCCCGGCAGCCATGTCCTGGATGCCGGCTGCGGCACCGGGGCGCTGAGCGAGGCGCTGCGCGCGCGTGATGCCGGCGCGCGGATCGCGGGGCTGGATCTCGCGGAGCCCTATCTGGAGGCCGCCCGCGCCCGGGTGCCGGGGGGCGATTTCCGCCAGGGGGACCTCCAGGCCATGCCCTTCGCAGAGGGGGCGTTCGACGCCGCCCTCTCGCTGCTGGTCATCGCCTTCGTGCCCGATCCGGCGCGGGCGGCGCATGAGCTGCGGCGCGTGACCCGGCGAGGCGGGCTGGTCGCGGTGGCCATGTGGGATTTCTGGGGCGGGATGCCGAGCATGCGGCTCTTTGCCGACACCGCGGCCGCGCTGTTTCCCTCGGGCGTCGCCTGGCGGGAGACGCATTACGGCCGGCTGGTGGGCCAGCCCGGAACCCTCGGCCAGCTGCTGGAAGGGGCGGGGCTGCGGGATGTGACCGAGCATGACCTGCCGCTGCGCATGGATTACGCGAATTTCGACGCCTGGCTGGCGCCGTTGCGCGGCCAGCAGGGCATCATCGGGCCCTATCTGGGCAGCCTTGGCGAAGATGAACGCGCGATGTTCGAAGCGCGGCTGCGCGAGGCCTGGTGCGCCGGCGCCCCCGACGGGCCGCGCAGCTTCGCCGCGACAGCGCGGATGGCGATGGGGCGGGCCTGA
- a CDS encoding LCCL domain-containing protein: MPILLLLALLLLPVLPPAAARAADLCPRDAMGLRVGESLTCTCIPAAVLDAGSVAGSDVYTGDSRICRAALHAGAVTRAGGVVTLRVIAGVTRHPGASRHGVRTADFGPWRQSFTFEEETVAGPRLCPDTMAAYAGSAERLSCICPGSAALRAAAIWGSNPYTADSALCRAALHAGMIPITGGTLSVAMVPGDASYAASLRNGVQTREFGPFRGGFTFQGTPNTSPGAPTQAPVLQALRREGRVALYINFRTDSVELDAPAIALLTELREALLTQPTLRLRLLGHTDNQGGPGVNNPLSFRRAQAVRIWLVREGIAEPRITAEGRGQNDPIAENTTEAGRALNRRVEALRVD, from the coding sequence ATGCCGATCCTGCTGCTGCTTGCCCTGCTCCTCTTGCCTGTCCTGCCCCCAGCGGCGGCCCGCGCGGCGGATCTCTGCCCGCGTGACGCCATGGGCCTGCGCGTGGGCGAGAGCCTCACCTGCACCTGCATCCCCGCCGCCGTGCTCGATGCCGGCAGCGTCGCGGGCAGCGATGTCTATACGGGCGATAGCCGCATCTGCCGCGCGGCCCTGCATGCCGGGGCGGTGACGCGCGCGGGCGGCGTGGTCACGCTGCGCGTCATCGCGGGCGTCACGCGCCATCCGGGCGCCTCGCGCCATGGCGTCCGCACGGCCGATTTCGGCCCCTGGCGGCAAAGCTTCACCTTCGAGGAGGAAACGGTCGCCGGCCCGCGCCTCTGTCCCGATACCATGGCCGCCTATGCCGGCAGCGCCGAGCGCCTGTCCTGCATCTGCCCGGGCAGTGCCGCGCTGCGCGCCGCGGCCATCTGGGGCAGCAACCCCTATACCGCCGATTCGGCGCTCTGCCGGGCCGCGCTGCATGCGGGGATGATCCCGATCACCGGCGGCACGCTCAGCGTGGCCATGGTGCCGGGCGATGCCAGCTATGCCGCCAGCCTGCGGAACGGCGTGCAGACCCGGGAATTCGGCCCGTTTCGCGGCGGCTTCACCTTCCAGGGCACGCCCAATACCAGCCCTGGCGCCCCCACCCAGGCCCCCGTCCTGCAAGCCTTGCGGCGCGAAGGCCGCGTCGCGCTCTACATCAATTTCCGCACGGATTCCGTTGAGCTCGACGCCCCCGCCATCGCCCTGCTGACCGAGCTGCGCGAGGCGCTGCTGACGCAACCCACCCTGCGGCTGCGGCTGCTCGGCCATACCGACAACCAGGGCGGACCAGGCGTGAACAACCCCCTCAGCTTCCGCCGCGCCCAGGCGGTGCGGATCTGGCTGGTGCGCGAAGGCATCGCGGAGCCGCGCATCACCGCGGAGGGCCGGGGCCAGAATGACCCGATCGCCGAAAACACCACCGAGGCGGGCCGCGCGCTCAACCGCCGCGTGGAAGCGCTCCGGGTGGATTAG
- a CDS encoding transposase — protein MFHRIPHRPLTDRQWAALRPYVERDAPQGRPMADLRHRMNGMFWLLTTDAPWREVPPEYGEAGTVARHFRRLTKAGVWEELLQALADLGPRHPLQSLRRVIFRGARRAYRMRGMGIIVLARRLKFLGALPGPAWMLPDPDLSKRLVALQMRHRENFGRFVLQWGRALRNLMGMVGGRAHIPRSLRLAMA, from the coding sequence ATGTTCCATCGCATCCCCCACCGCCCCCTCACCGACCGCCAATGGGCCGCGCTGCGCCCCTATGTGGAGCGCGACGCCCCGCAGGGCCGCCCCATGGCTGATCTGCGCCACCGCATGAATGGCATGTTCTGGCTGCTGACCACCGACGCCCCCTGGCGGGAGGTTCCGCCCGAATATGGCGAGGCGGGCACTGTCGCCCGGCATTTCCGGCGGCTGACGAAGGCGGGTGTATGGGAGGAACTGCTCCAGGCGCTGGCCGATCTCGGGCCGCGCCATCCGCTGCAATCGCTGCGGCGGGTGATCTTCCGGGGCGCGCGGCGGGCGTATCGGATGCGCGGAATGGGCATCATTGTCCTGGCGCGGCGGTTGAAGTTTCTCGGCGCCCTGCCTGGGCCGGCCTGGATGCTGCCCGATCCGGATTTGTCCAAAAGGCTGGTGGCGCTGCAAATGCGCCATCGTGAAAATTTCGGGCGCTTCGTGCTGCAATGGGGCAGGGCGCTGCGCAACCTGATGGGGATGGTGGGGGGCCGCGCCCATATCCCGCGCTCGCTTCGGCTGGCCATGGCGTGA
- the purL gene encoding phosphoribosylformylglycinamidine synthase subunit PurL, whose protein sequence is MTSVAPSVAPLAPERAAQLAAEFGLKPDEYQRALAILGRDPTLTELGIFSVMWSEHCSYKSSRVWLRELPTKAPWVLVGPGENAGVIAIGEGLAAVFKMESHNHPSFIEPYNGAATGVGGILRDVFTMGARPIANLNALRFGDPSLPRTRRILDGVVRGIGGYGNCVGVPTVGGEVNFHPAYNGNPLVNAMTVGILKADRIFTAAATGVGNSVVYVGSKTGRDGIHGATMSSTEFSADSEEKRPTVQIGDPFAEKLLIEACLELMATDAIVAIQDMGAAGLTSSGVEMAGKGGMGIEMDMGAVPQRETGMSAYEMMLSESQERMLMVLKPGREALAEAIFHKWELDFAVVGKLTETGRIVITHHGKVEADIPLAPLESEAPLYRRPIAETPKLPVLKASEIADPVGILAALETLVACPDLCSRRWIWDQYDAQVGGQTAKRPGQADAAVVRIEDHVRALAMTTDCTPRYCQADPHAGGMQAVAEAWRNLTAVGALPRAITDNMNFGNPEKPEIMGQFAAAVRGMAAACNALDFPVISGNVSLYNETEGRAILPTPAIGGVGVLEDVAQAVGLAMPQGAAIILVGETQGWLGQSLWLREIAGQEAGAPPPVDLAAERRNGDFVRGQILAGAVSACHDCADGGLLVTIAEMCMASGVGATLDGAGEHGFWFGEDQSRYVVAVTDGAAFLAAAAAVGVPARKLGESGGGDLVLSGKGTISVSNLVAAHEATLPKLMQEV, encoded by the coding sequence ATGACATCCGTTGCACCCAGCGTCGCCCCCTTGGCCCCCGAGCGGGCCGCCCAGCTGGCCGCCGAATTCGGCCTCAAGCCCGATGAGTACCAGCGCGCGCTGGCGATTCTCGGGCGCGACCCGACGCTGACCGAGCTCGGCATTTTCTCGGTGATGTGGAGCGAGCATTGCTCCTACAAATCCAGCCGCGTCTGGCTGCGCGAATTGCCCACCAAGGCGCCCTGGGTGCTGGTCGGGCCTGGTGAGAATGCCGGCGTGATCGCCATTGGCGAGGGGCTGGCCGCCGTCTTCAAGATGGAAAGCCACAACCACCCGAGCTTCATCGAGCCCTATAATGGCGCGGCCACGGGTGTCGGCGGCATCCTGCGCGATGTCTTCACCATGGGGGCGCGGCCCATCGCCAACCTCAACGCGCTGCGCTTTGGTGACCCTTCGCTGCCGCGCACGCGGCGCATCCTGGATGGCGTGGTGCGCGGCATTGGCGGCTATGGCAATTGCGTGGGCGTGCCGACCGTGGGGGGCGAGGTGAATTTCCACCCGGCCTATAACGGCAATCCGCTGGTGAATGCGATGACGGTGGGGATTTTGAAGGCGGATCGGATTTTTACCGCCGCCGCGACCGGCGTCGGCAATTCCGTGGTCTATGTCGGCTCCAAGACGGGGCGGGACGGCATTCATGGCGCCACCATGTCCAGCACGGAGTTCAGCGCGGATTCCGAGGAAAAGCGCCCCACGGTGCAGATCGGCGACCCGTTTGCGGAGAAGCTGCTGATCGAGGCCTGCCTCGAATTGATGGCGACGGATGCCATCGTCGCCATCCAGGATATGGGGGCCGCGGGCCTCACCAGCTCCGGCGTCGAGATGGCCGGCAAGGGCGGCATGGGTATCGAGATGGATATGGGCGCGGTGCCCCAGCGCGAGACCGGCATGTCCGCCTATGAAATGATGCTGAGCGAAAGCCAGGAGCGCATGCTGATGGTGCTCAAGCCCGGGCGCGAGGCGCTGGCCGAGGCCATCTTCCACAAATGGGAGCTGGATTTCGCGGTCGTCGGCAAGCTGACCGAGACGGGGCGGATCGTCATCACCCATCACGGCAAGGTCGAGGCGGATATCCCGCTGGCGCCGCTGGAATCCGAAGCGCCGCTCTATCGCCGCCCGATCGCGGAGACGCCCAAGCTGCCCGTGCTGAAAGCCAGCGAGATCGCGGACCCGGTGGGCATCCTGGCGGCGCTGGAAACCCTGGTGGCCTGCCCCGACCTCTGCTCGCGCCGCTGGATCTGGGACCAGTATGACGCGCAGGTGGGCGGCCAGACGGCCAAGCGGCCCGGCCAGGCCGATGCCGCCGTGGTGCGGATCGAGGATCATGTGCGGGCGCTGGCCATGACCACCGATTGCACGCCGCGCTATTGCCAGGCGGACCCCCATGCGGGCGGCATGCAGGCGGTGGCCGAGGCCTGGCGCAATCTGACCGCCGTCGGCGCCCTGCCGCGCGCCATCACCGACAACATGAATTTCGGCAATCCCGAAAAGCCCGAGATCATGGGCCAATTCGCCGCCGCCGTGCGCGGCATGGCGGCTGCCTGCAACGCGCTGGATTTCCCGGTAATCAGCGGCAATGTCTCGCTCTACAACGAGACCGAGGGCCGCGCGATTTTGCCGACACCCGCCATTGGCGGCGTGGGCGTGCTGGAAGATGTGGCGCAGGCGGTCGGCCTGGCCATGCCGCAAGGGGCCGCGATCATCCTGGTGGGCGAGACGCAAGGCTGGCTCGGCCAGTCGCTCTGGCTGCGCGAGATCGCGGGGCAGGAGGCGGGCGCGCCCCCGCCGGTGGACCTGGCGGCCGAGCGGCGGAACGGCGATTTCGTGCGCGGGCAAATCCTGGCCGGCGCCGTCAGCGCCTGCCATGATTGCGCCGATGGTGGTTTGCTGGTGACGATTGCGGAAATGTGCATGGCCTCGGGCGTCGGCGCCACGCTGGATGGCGCGGGTGAGCACGGCTTCTGGTTCGGTGAGGACCAATCCCGCTACGTGGTCGCCGTCACGGACGGCGCGGCTTTCCTGGCGGCTGCGGCGGCGGTGGGGGTGCCAGCGCGGAAGCTCGGAGAATCAGGCGGTGGGGACTTGGTTCTGAGCGGAAAGGGGACCATATCGGTCTCCAATCTGGTGGCGGCGCATGAGGCGACGCTGCCCAAGCTGATGCAAGAGGTCTGA
- a CDS encoding BolA family transcriptional regulator, producing the protein MPMQPAEIEALIKSALPDAQVTIEDLAGDGDHYAAKVISESFRGVSRVKQHQIVYAALQGRMGGVLHALALQTSAPD; encoded by the coding sequence ATGCCGATGCAACCGGCCGAAATCGAGGCGCTGATCAAATCGGCCCTGCCCGACGCGCAGGTGACGATCGAGGATCTGGCCGGCGATGGCGACCATTACGCCGCGAAGGTGATTTCCGAGAGCTTCCGCGGCGTCTCCCGCGTCAAGCAGCATCAGATCGTCTATGCCGCGCTGCAAGGCCGCATGGGCGGCGTGCTGCATGCCCTGGCGCTGCAGACCAGCGCCCCCGATTGA
- the grxD gene encoding Grx4 family monothiol glutaredoxin has product MTDATTRIEAEITGNPVVLYMKGTPVFPQCGFSARVVQILSHVGVPFKGVNVLEDAEIREGIKAYTNWPTIPQLYVQGEFVGGCDIVMEMFQSGELQTMLKEKGIATKAEA; this is encoded by the coding sequence ATGACCGACGCCACCACCCGCATCGAAGCCGAAATCACCGGCAACCCCGTCGTGCTCTACATGAAGGGCACGCCCGTCTTTCCGCAATGCGGGTTTTCGGCCCGTGTGGTGCAGATTCTCAGCCATGTCGGCGTGCCCTTCAAGGGCGTGAACGTGCTGGAAGACGCCGAGATCCGCGAGGGCATCAAGGCCTACACGAATTGGCCGACCATCCCGCAGCTTTACGTGCAGGGCGAATTCGTCGGCGGCTGCGACATCGTGATGGAGATGTTCCAGTCGGGCGAATTGCAGACGATGCTCAAGGAAAAGGGCATCGCGACGAAGGCCGAAGCGTAA
- a CDS encoding DUF1796 family putative cysteine peptidase — MPIPAQLPARDVLETVIRATHQAFLGRSVDPNWQTAFTEELTRRGATQSLDEVVSDFMQLVYTSTEAKTRLLATMGGRGIEDVIAPGLAARPSPLACIGLGCMPGTAGMLRRGGLRRWAGPFDWMTIPAEAVRDSIVDDCAGLLLATDYEPILPEDRPVGSDGHLCRHVRLSELYGPTIFHRYDPSEATGYASLERATLRFREALRGLHGKLLLQVTQETERSLPTFEDTADMLDRSARGAILVTVALVEGPPAGPFPEMELAQTRGVHRYLRARTISEVKGTAFVDPLDEIVLLRGALAAPQISSM; from the coding sequence ATGCCGATTCCTGCACAGCTTCCCGCGCGTGACGTCCTGGAAACAGTGATCCGCGCGACCCACCAGGCCTTCCTCGGGCGGAGCGTGGACCCCAACTGGCAAACCGCCTTCACCGAGGAACTCACCCGCCGCGGCGCCACCCAATCACTGGATGAGGTCGTGTCCGACTTCATGCAGCTCGTCTACACCAGCACCGAGGCAAAGACCCGGCTGCTCGCCACCATGGGCGGACGCGGCATCGAGGATGTGATCGCCCCTGGCCTCGCCGCGCGGCCTTCCCCCTTGGCCTGTATCGGCCTGGGCTGCATGCCGGGCACCGCCGGCATGCTCCGGCGCGGCGGCCTGCGCCGCTGGGCCGGCCCCTTCGACTGGATGACCATCCCGGCCGAAGCGGTGCGTGACAGCATCGTGGATGATTGCGCCGGGCTGCTGCTCGCCACCGATTACGAGCCCATCCTCCCCGAGGATCGGCCCGTCGGCAGCGACGGCCATCTCTGCCGCCATGTGCGCCTCTCCGAGCTCTACGGCCCGACGATCTTCCATCGCTACGATCCGTCCGAGGCGACCGGCTATGCCAGCCTGGAACGGGCCACGCTGCGCTTCCGTGAGGCGCTGCGCGGCCTGCATGGCAAGCTCCTGCTGCAGGTCACGCAGGAGACCGAGCGCAGCCTGCCCACCTTCGAGGATACGGCCGACATGCTGGACCGCTCGGCCCGCGGCGCCATCCTGGTGACGGTGGCGCTGGTGGAGGGCCCGCCCGCCGGCCCCTTCCCCGAAATGGAGCTGGCCCAGACCCGCGGCGTGCACCGCTATCTGCGCGCGCGCACCATCTCTGAGGTGAAGGGCACAGCCTTCGTCGACCCTCTGGATGAGATCGTGCTGCTGCGTGGCGCACTGGCCGCGCCGCAGATCAGCAGCATGTAG
- a CDS encoding sugar O-acetyltransferase encodes MPTEKQRMLAGQSYRPDDPELQADQAATLAWLGRYNTSHHLTAEARHALLAERLGALGVGAVIRPPFHCDYGFNIRLGAGAFLNFNVVILDVVEVTIGARAQIGPAVQIYAADHPRDAATRATGVEFGRPVRIGADAWIGGGAILLPGVTIGDGAVVGAGSVITRDVAPGAMVLGNPARPRRS; translated from the coding sequence ATGCCCACTGAAAAGCAGCGCATGCTCGCGGGCCAGTCCTACCGGCCCGATGATCCCGAGTTGCAGGCCGATCAGGCCGCCACACTCGCTTGGCTTGGCCGCTACAACACCTCCCATCATCTGACGGCCGAGGCGCGTCACGCCTTGCTGGCCGAACGCCTGGGCGCCTTGGGCGTTGGCGCGGTGATCCGGCCGCCCTTCCATTGCGACTACGGCTTCAACATCCGCCTCGGCGCAGGCGCCTTCCTGAATTTCAACGTGGTGATCCTTGACGTGGTCGAGGTCACCATCGGCGCCCGCGCGCAGATCGGCCCGGCCGTGCAGATCTACGCCGCCGATCACCCCCGCGATGCGGCCACGCGGGCCACCGGGGTCGAGTTCGGCCGCCCCGTCCGCATCGGGGCCGATGCCTGGATCGGCGGCGGTGCCATCCTGCTGCCCGGCGTGACCATCGGCGATGGCGCGGTGGTGGGCGCGGGCAGCGTCATCACGCGCGATGTGGCCCCGGGCGCCATGGTCCTCGGCAACCCCGCGCGGCCCAGGCGCAGTTGA
- the rpsD gene encoding 30S ribosomal protein S4, translated as MTKRLASKYKINRRLGENLWGRAKSPVVKARKGEQGARTYGPGQHGQRRKNKPTDFGIQLMAKQKLKGYYANIGEKQFRKYYDEAVRRKGDTSENLIDLLERRLDTIIYRMKFAVTPFAARQFVNHGHVMVNGKRVNIPSFSVKDTDTIEVKEKSKQLTMVLDAAQEAGRDVPEYIEVDHRAMRGRILRTPKFSDVPYPVQMEPNLVVEFYSR; from the coding sequence ATGACGAAGCGCCTTGCCAGCAAGTACAAGATCAATCGCCGCCTGGGTGAGAACCTCTGGGGCCGCGCCAAGAGCCCGGTCGTCAAGGCCCGCAAGGGTGAGCAGGGGGCCCGCACCTACGGCCCCGGCCAGCACGGCCAGCGCCGCAAGAACAAGCCGACCGATTTCGGCATCCAGCTCATGGCGAAGCAGAAGCTTAAGGGTTACTACGCCAATATCGGCGAGAAGCAGTTCCGCAAGTATTACGATGAGGCCGTACGCCGCAAGGGCGACACCTCCGAGAACCTGATTGACCTGCTGGAGCGCCGGCTGGACACCATCATCTACCGCATGAAGTTCGCGGTGACGCCGTTCGCGGCCCGCCAGTTCGTGAACCATGGCCACGTCATGGTGAATGGCAAGCGCGTGAATATCCCGAGCTTCAGCGTGAAGGACACCGACACCATCGAGGTGAAGGAAAAGTCCAAGCAGCTGACCATGGTGCTCGACGCCGCCCAGGAAGCCGGCCGCGACGTGCCGGAATACATCGAGGTGGATCACCGCGCGATGCGCGGCCGCATCCTGCGCACGCCCAAGTTCAGCGATGTGCCCTATCCGGTGCAGATGGAACCGAACCTGGTCGTCGAATTCTACTCGCGTTGA
- the thrC gene encoding threonine synthase, with translation MQYVSTRGEAAPRGFEDVLLAGLAEDGGLFMPESWPVLRPDEWRALRGLPYAELSARIIHRFVGDALTLEELHGLTRDAYASFRHTAVVPLVQLGPRDFALELFHGPTLAFKDVALQLLGRLFDHVLAKRGERITIVGATSGDTGSAAIEACRDRAAVDIVILHPEGRTSEVQRRQMTTVMSANVANIAIQGSFDDCQDLVKAMFVDAGFRGEMRLAAVNSINWARIAAQIPYYVASALALGAPDREVAVSVPTGNFGNVLAAWAAKQMGLPIAKFIVGSNRNDILTRFLASNDMSARAVEPSLSPSMDIQVSSNFERLLFELLGRDAKATAAQMQGFRATGRMPIPDAAWRAATRHFQGFMLDDAGTLAEIAHLHQAAGYLADPHTAIGTAAARALAPADPHMPVIIAATAHPAKFPDAVQRATGIHPPLPPALSDLYEREERFTVLPNDLAAAQGFVRQHSLRNAA, from the coding sequence ATGCAATATGTTTCCACCCGTGGTGAAGCCGCCCCGCGCGGTTTCGAGGATGTCCTGCTCGCTGGCCTCGCCGAGGATGGCGGGCTCTTCATGCCGGAATCCTGGCCGGTCCTCCGGCCTGACGAATGGCGCGCTCTGCGCGGCCTGCCCTATGCCGAGCTTTCGGCCCGCATCATCCATCGCTTCGTCGGCGATGCGCTGACGCTGGAGGAGCTGCACGGCCTGACCCGCGATGCCTATGCGAGCTTCCGCCACACCGCCGTGGTGCCGCTGGTGCAGCTCGGCCCGCGCGATTTCGCGCTGGAGCTGTTTCACGGCCCCACGCTCGCTTTCAAGGATGTGGCGCTGCAATTGCTCGGCCGCCTGTTCGATCATGTGCTGGCCAAGCGGGGTGAGCGCATCACCATCGTGGGTGCGACCAGCGGCGATACGGGTTCCGCCGCCATCGAGGCCTGCCGCGACCGCGCCGCCGTGGACATCGTCATCCTCCACCCTGAGGGCCGCACCAGTGAGGTGCAGCGCCGGCAGATGACCACCGTGATGTCGGCCAATGTCGCCAATATCGCCATCCAGGGCAGCTTCGATGATTGCCAGGATCTGGTGAAGGCGATGTTCGTGGATGCGGGGTTCCGCGGTGAAATGCGGCTCGCTGCCGTGAACTCCATCAACTGGGCGCGGATCGCGGCGCAGATCCCCTATTACGTCGCCTCCGCCCTGGCGCTGGGCGCGCCGGATCGGGAAGTGGCGGTCTCGGTGCCCACGGGCAATTTCGGCAATGTGCTGGCAGCCTGGGCGGCGAAGCAGATGGGCCTGCCGATTGCGAAGTTCATCGTGGGCAGCAACCGCAATGACATCCTCACGCGCTTCCTGGCCAGCAATGACATGAGTGCCCGCGCGGTCGAGCCCTCGCTCTCGCCCTCCATGGACATTCAGGTGAGCAGCAATTTCGAGCGGCTGCTGTTCGAGCTGCTGGGCCGCGACGCCAAGGCCACGGCGGCACAGATGCAAGGCTTCCGCGCCACGGGCCGCATGCCCATCCCCGATGCCGCCTGGCGTGCGGCCACGCGGCACTTCCAGGGCTTCATGCTGGATGATGCCGGCACCCTGGCCGAGATCGCCCATCTGCATCAGGCCGCGGGCTATCTCGCGGACCCGCACACGGCCATCGGCACGGCGGCCGCGCGGGCCTTGGCGCCGGCTGATCCGCATATGCCCGTCATCATCGCGGCCACCGCGCATCCGGCGAAATTCCCGGATGCGGTGCAGCGCGCCACGGGCATTCACCCGCCCTTGCCGCCCGCGCTGAGTGATCTTTATGAGCGCGAGGAGCGCTTCACCGTCCTGCCCAATGACCTTGCCGCCGCACAGGGTTTCGTGCGGCAGCACAGCCTTCGCAACGCCGCATGA
- a CDS encoding pitrilysin family protein — MTDSVRLTRLPSGLLVVSEHMPRVETVSIGAYVHAGTRNETAEENGASHFLEHMAFKGTQRRDAPAIAREIENVGGHINAYTAREQTAYYCKVLKEDMGLAADIIGDILCHSTLIPEELERERGVILQEIGQANDTPDDIIFDHFQHACFPDQAMGRPTLGTEEIIEKMPREALTQYMARHYGPSRMVVAAAGALDHDALLDMVGEHFRDLPDVTPHQPELARYAGGEFREERELDQVHLVLGFPSTHYTDPDHYPVMLLSTLLGGGMSSRLFQEIREKRGLVYSIYSFAHPYDDAGVFALYAGTGEDQVAELLPVAIEELRRVRGDVTEDELNRAKAQLRASLLMSLESTGSRCEQIARQLQVHGRIIPTEETKQRIAAVTVEDIQRAAKRIFAGKPTLATMGPIGKVMGLAEIAEKMAA; from the coding sequence ATGACCGATTCCGTCCGCCTCACGCGCCTGCCCAGCGGCCTTCTTGTCGTCAGCGAGCATATGCCGCGCGTCGAGACCGTCTCCATCGGCGCCTATGTGCATGCCGGCACGCGCAATGAGACGGCCGAGGAAAACGGCGCCTCGCACTTCCTCGAACACATGGCCTTCAAGGGCACCCAGCGCCGTGATGCCCCGGCGATTGCGCGCGAGATCGAGAATGTCGGCGGCCACATCAACGCCTATACGGCGCGCGAGCAGACCGCCTATTACTGCAAGGTGCTGAAGGAAGACATGGGCCTGGCCGCCGACATCATCGGCGATATCCTCTGCCATTCCACCCTGATCCCCGAGGAGCTGGAGCGCGAGCGCGGCGTGATCCTGCAGGAGATCGGCCAGGCGAATGACACGCCGGATGACATCATCTTCGATCACTTCCAGCATGCCTGCTTCCCCGATCAGGCGATGGGCCGGCCCACGCTGGGCACGGAAGAGATCATCGAGAAAATGCCGCGTGAGGCGCTGACGCAATACATGGCGCGCCACTACGGCCCCTCGCGCATGGTGGTCGCGGCCGCCGGTGCGCTGGATCACGACGCGCTGCTGGACATGGTGGGCGAGCATTTCCGCGACCTGCCCGACGTGACACCGCATCAGCCCGAACTGGCACGCTATGCCGGCGGCGAATTCCGCGAGGAGCGTGAACTGGACCAGGTGCATCTGGTGCTGGGCTTCCCCTCCACCCACTACACCGACCCAGATCATTATCCGGTGATGCTGCTTTCCACCTTGCTGGGCGGCGGCATGTCCTCCCGCCTGTTCCAGGAAATCCGCGAGAAGCGGGGCCTCGTCTATTCCATCTATTCCTTCGCGCATCCTTACGATGATGCGGGCGTCTTCGCGCTCTACGCCGGCACGGGCGAGGACCAGGTGGCGGAACTGCTGCCCGTCGCCATCGAGGAGCTACGCCGTGTGCGCGGCGATGTGACGGAGGATGAGCTGAACCGTGCCAAGGCGCAGCTGCGCGCCTCGCTTCTCATGTCGCTGGAATCCACGGGCTCGCGCTGCGAGCAGATTGCGCGGCAATTGCAGGTGCATGGCCGCATCATCCCGACCGAGGAAACCAAGCAGCGCATCGCCGCCGTCACGGTCGAGGATATTCAGCGCGCGGCCAAGCGCATCTTTGCGGGCAAGCCGACGCTGGCGACGATGGGGCCGATCGGCAAGGTGATGGGCCTCGCCGAAATCGCGGAGAAGATGGCGGCATGA